A window of Castanea sativa cultivar Marrone di Chiusa Pesio chromosome 1, ASM4071231v1 contains these coding sequences:
- the LOC142622815 gene encoding uncharacterized protein LOC142622815: MIQGDHNTSFYHISTLARRKRNLIASVKNDRGEWLTEAREVMEHFRMGFIDLYTTSQLEVPWTPFPIDHWQVQLSEEAKLAIDSMITPEEIKEALWSMQPYKALGPNGLHVGFFQRFWLLVGDSVRKEVKNVFRTRKVPDYLNKTHIVLIPKIQGPESIRNYRPISLWRRGADNAIIVQELVHTIGKMKGNKGAMAIKVDLEKAYDKIEWSFIREMLVKFNFPQNLIKLIMSCVSSVSTSILFNGGCLETFSPSRGIRQGDPLSPYLFILCMEYLGYLIEEKCNARLWNPIKASRSGPAFSHLFFADDLVLFANADMENCIAVNDVLQKFCAKSGQKVSASKTRVFFSPNVDADLKDYLTNLLGFDSTTNLDPGPIRSLVQGPLTLEASNLTIKDVIGPCGWNWAAIPFYVPPEIKEVIQVVPTPIVVRNGDKMAWKHSAKGGFDMKSAYLLATNPGNIGNSSGIWIWKLHTLPRIQMFIWRCFHYGIGVKECLARRGIPIDTTCPLYQSETETIMHALRDCSNVQTIWQQLGVQSSNNAFFDQDFRTWLKVNATLKSTQNPKNIPWYVLFPFAIWPVWKQRNQTVFNNRRNNPSLVKQIIMQAMEFIHCVSHPNSCRRLSMNQIRWERPGKGRLKLNTDGAASITLSLAGGGGLIRDELGNWVIGFSKRIGSTNSFMAEDWALRDGLLLCNPMNLSDIIVEIDAKALVNAFNNPTYDNSVISPLFDDCRQLASRI; encoded by the exons ATGATACAAGGGGATCATAACACCTCCTTCTACCACATATCCACGCTTGCGAGAAGGAAGAGGAACCTTATTGCCTCAGTTAAAAATGATAGGGGGGAGTGGTTAACTGAGGCAAGAGAAGTTATGGAGCATTTCAGAATGGGGTTTATAGATTTATACACCACCTCTCAGTTAGAGGTGCCCTGGACCCCTTTTCCAATTGATCACTGGCAAGTGCAACTTTCGGAAGAAGCTAAACTTGCTATAGATTCTATGATTACCCCTGAGGAAATAAAGGAAGCTCTGTGGTCCATGCAGCCCTATAAAGCTCTGGGTCCTAACGGGCTTCATGTGGGGTTCTTTCAGAGATTCTGGCTGCTTGTGGGAGATTCAGTGAGAAAGGAAGTCAAAAATGTTTTCCGCACAAGGAAGGTTCCTGATTATCTTAACAAGACCCATATTGTTCTCATTCCTAAAATTCAAGGGCCGGAGTCTATCAGGAATTATAGACCTATTAGCCTCT GGAGGAGAGGGGcagacaatgccatcatagtGCAGGAGTTAGTGCACACCATAGGTAAAATGAAAGGAAATAAAGGTGCAATGGCTATTAAGGTTGACTTGGAGAAGGCTTATGATAAGATTGAATGGAGCTTTATTAGAGAGATGCTAGTTAAGTTCAACTTTCCTCAGAATCTTATTAAGCTCATCATGAGCTGTGTGTCCTCAGTCTCGACATCTATCCTTTTTAATGGGGGCTGCCTTGAGACTTTCTCCCCCTCAAGAGGTATCAGGCAAGGAGACCCCCTCTCCCCCTATCTCTTTATTTTGTGCATGGAGTATCTAGGGTATTTGATTGAAGAGAAATGCAATGCCAGGTTGTGGAATCCTATTAAAGCCTCAAGAAGTGGCCCAGCTTTTTCTCATCTGTTTTTTGCCGATGATCTGGTTCTATTTGCTAATGCTGATATGGAAAACTGCATTGCTGTTAATGATGTGCTTCAGAAGTTTTGTGCTAAGTCAGGTCAGAAAGTCAGTGCTTCTAAAACTCGTGTTTTCTTCTCTCCAAATGTAGATGCTGACTTAAAGGACTACTTGACAAACTTACTTGGCTTTGATTCAACGACCAATCTAG ACCCCGGGCCTATCAGGTCCTTGGTTCAAGGCCCTCTCACTCTAGAAGCCTCCAATCTCACCATTAAAGATGTTATAGGTCCTTGTGGTTGGAATTGGGCAGCCATTCCTTTTTATGTTCCTCCTGAGATTAAAGAGGTAATCCAAGTTGTTCCTACTCCAATAGTTGTAAGGAACGGGGACAAAATGGCCTGGAAACACTCGGCCAAAGGTGGGTTTGATATGAAAAGCGCCTATCTCCTAGCCACCAACCCGGGAAATATAGGAAATTCATCAGGAATATGGATTTGGAAACTCCACACCTTGCCTAGGATCCAGATGTTTATATGGAGATGCTTTCACTATGGTATTGGGGTGAAGGAGTGTCTGGCTAGAAGAGGTATCCCTATTGATACTACTTGCCCCCTCTATCAGTCAGAGACTGAAACAATTATGCATGCCTTGCGCGATTGTAGTAATGTCCAAACCATCTGGCAGCAACTTGGAGTACAAAGCTCTAACAATGCTTTCTTTGACCAAGACTTTCGGACCTGGTTGAAGGTTAATGCTACTTTGAAGTcaacccaaaatcccaaaaacaTTCCCTGGTACGTTCTATTCCCATTTGCTATTTGGCCAGTCTGGAAGCAGCGTAACCAAACTGTTTTCAATAATAGAAGAAACAACCCTTCGCTTGTCAAGCAAATAATTATGCAAGCAATGGAGTTCATCCATTGTGTGTCCCATCCGAACAGTTGCAGAAGGCTGTCCATGAATCAGATCAGATGGGAAAGGCCTGGAAAGGGCAGGTTGAAGCTAAACACGGACGGCGCTGCTAGCATAACATTGAGTTTGGCAGGGGGAGGTGGCTTGATTAGAGATGAGCTAGGAAATTGGGTTATTGGATTTTCCAAAAGGATAGGAAGCACAAACAGTTTTATGGCAGAGGACTGGGCACTTCGCGATGGGCTTTTGCTGTGCAACCCAATGAACCTGAGTGATATTATTGTTGAAATTGATGCTAAGGCTTTGGTAAATGCCTTTAACAACCCAACCTATGATAATTCAGTGATTTCCCCTCTGTTCGATGATTGCAGACAGTTGGCTAGTCGGATCTAG
- the LOC142626651 gene encoding tRNA (cytosine(38)-C(5))-methyltransferase 2 isoform X2, translated as MGHMHGFFLLLANPTLDKKHSGDARAFSFLKILELIPHTSQPPSMLFVENVVGFETSDTHTKLIEILEKTNFVIQEFILSPLQFGVPYSRPRYFCLAKRKPSCFQNHFLNNKLLWSPIPLFGHDDTTVADEHDQSQENWDRLLQSCEPVQKFLEFESHSNQSDTESGCLDTTHVSTEAFGDLEKNDKGNELVGSSLDRYIVPLSLIERWGSAMDIVYPDSKRCCCFTKSYYRYVKGTGSLLATVQPKKKGKASPLKEQCLRFFTPREVANLHSFPEDFHFPQQISLRQRYALLGNSLSIAVVAPLLRYLFAKPLVEQMQIFPSKDAYTHN; from the exons ATGGGGCACATGCATGGCTTCTTTCTCCTCCTTGCCAACCCTACACTCGACAAG AAGCACTCTGGTGATGCTAGggcattttcttttctcaagaTTCTTGAACTTATACCACATACTTCTCAGCCTCCAAGCATGTTATTTGTGGAAAATGTTGTTGGATTTGAG ACATCTGATACTCACACAAAATTGATTGAGATATTGGAAAAGACAAACTTTGTTATACAGGAGTTTATTTTGAGTCCTTTGCAATTTGGTGTCCCATATTCTAGGCCTCGTTATTTTTGCCTG GCAAAAAGAAAACCTTCTTGTTTTCAAAATCATTTCCTGAATAACAAGCTGCTTTGGTCTCCAATCCCATTATTTGGGCATGATGATACCACAGTGGCCGATGAACATGATCAATCACAAGAGAACTGGGATAGATTGCTTCAGTCGTGTGAGCCAGTACAGAAATTTCTTGAATTCGAAAGTCATAGCAACCAATCGGATACTGAATCTGGTTGTCTGGACACCACCCATGTTTCTACTGAAGCTTTTGGAGATCTTGAGAAAAATGATAAGGGGAATGAGCTCGTTGGTAGCTCTTTAGACCGGTACATTGTTCCATTAAGCTTGATAGAGCGGTGGGGAAGTGCTATGG ATATTGTTTATCCTGATTCAAAGCGTTGCTGTTGTTTTACTAAAAGTTATTATCGGTATGTGAAGGGGACTGGCTCACTTTTGGCTACTGTCCAG CCAAAGAAGAAAGGCAAAGCATCCCCATTGAAGGAGCAGTGCCTTAGATTTTTTACTCCAAGGGAG GTTGCTAATCTACATTCTTTTCCGGAAGATTTTCACTTCCCGCAGCAGATAAGCCTTAGACAACG GTATGCATTGTTGGGTAACAGTTTAAGTATAGCAGTGGTTGCCCCCTTACTCCGATATCTATTTGCCAAACCATTAGTTGAACAGATGCAGATATTTCCATCCAAGGACGCATATACCCATAACTAA
- the LOC142622806 gene encoding uncharacterized protein LOC142622806: METKLGGRRAKETTDRLPFDGALHTETIGYVGGLWLLWNSDKVEVEALANTEQEIHVEVKVRFSNFAWLLFAIYASPRSEERCILWENLTKVAELHRMPWIMVGDFNEPLVDEDKFRGRGVSIRRSLDFKDCLDRCNMVDLGFSGPRYTWKNKRDINNLILERIDRIFMNPEWCALYPDAKVTHLPRCHSDHYSILLEACPVRTVHLTRPFRFLEFWLSDMTFPNVVSKAWGNNRSLANSIEGFSKEATEWNRCHFGNIFHKKKRIMARIYGAQKALSNKPSIFLINLESRLQKDLEEILDQERACGC, encoded by the coding sequence ATGGAGACCAAATTGGGTGGCAGGAGGGCAAAGGAGACTACTGATCGACTTCCGTTTGACGGAGCTTTACATACAGAAACTATTGGGTATGTCGGAGGTCTCTGGCTGCTTTGGAACTCTGACAAGGTGGAAGTGGAGGCACTTGCAAATACTGAGCAAGAGATTCATGTCGAAGTTAAGGTACGTTTCTCAAATTTTGCTTGGCTTCTGTTTGCTATCTATGCTAGTCCTAGGAGTGAGGAGAGATGCATTTTATGGGAAAATCTAACCAAGGTTGCAGAGCTTCATAGAATGCCTTGGATCATGGTAGGGGATTTTAATGAGCCCTTAGTTGACGAAGATAAGTTTAGAGGCAGAGGAGTCAGTATTAGGCGCTCTCTAGATTTCAAAGATTGTCTTGACAGATGTAATATGGTGGATTTGGGGTTTTCTGGTCCAAGGTATACttggaaaaataaaagggatATCAATAATCTCATCCTGGAAAGGATTGACAGGATTTTTATGAATCCGGAGTGGTGCGCTCTTTATCCGGATGCTAAGGTTACCCACTTGCCCAGATGTCATTCGGACCATTATTCGATTCTTTTAGAAGCTTGCCCGGTTAGAACAGTGCACCTTACTAGGCCATTCAGATTTCTGGAGTTCTGGTTATCAGATATGACATTCCCTAATGTAGTCTCAAAGGCTTGGGGCAACAACCGGAGTTTAGCTAATTCCATAGAGGGGTTTTCAAAGGAGGCTACTGAGTGGAATAGATGTCATTTTGGAAACATATttcataagaagaaaagaattatGGCCAGGATTTATGGGGCCCAAAAAGCGCTGTCGAATAAGCCTAGCATATTCCTTATTAATTTGGAGAGTCGGCTGCAAAAAGATCTCGAAGAAATTCTAGATCAAGAGCGGGCCTGTGGATGCTAA
- the LOC142611835 gene encoding uncharacterized protein LOC142611835, which produces MRFKKGSKVEVLKNKQVPPGEWHCAKIISGNGHTYSVMYEGSLELRSEAVVERVPRKAIRPCPPPVESMAGWAVGDVAEVFDAVSWRMAMILKVLGGNYHLVRLLGSYEKFRVHKSDIRVRQIWQDDKWVVIRKGSRNCELVKFNKPSSLNCHQMSPECPQLDTRRKMQAGNTCLAAQDNTCLQESHIVTCRTLKRASPYCSSHTEAYSGKMRAIENEGEQQRVISESPSPLLKKVDAVAYPRVNLGEKYMHTSFNTQTTGFFELERVNQNGSILCFHGRISEPIQCDSGASSVGSCSVVTNSPNRLSGEILACPAQDSDTLSSDADSYYDCGDEEGKYSLSLKDNVATSTHRLELHDYRSTLEVIYASGPLSWEQEAQLTNLRVSLNISNDEHLMEIRNLKSVGYGLHLS; this is translated from the exons ATGAGATTCAAGAAAGGGAGTAAAGTGGAGGTACTAAAGAATAAACAGGTGCCTCCAGGAGAGTGGCATTGTGCTAAGATTATCTCTGGTAATGGCCACACTTACAGCGTTATGTATGAAGGTTCTCTCGAACTGAGAAGCGAGGCAGTTGTGGAGAGAGTGCCAAGGAAGGCTATTAGGCCTTGCCCTCCTCCTGTGGAAAGCATGGCAGGCTGGGCAGTTGGTGATGTTGCAGAAGTGTTTGACGCTGTTTCTTGGAGAATGGCTATGATTTTGAAGGTTTTGGGTGGGAATTATCATTTGGTTAGGCTATTGGGATCTTATGAGAAGTTCAGAGTTCACAAATCCGACATCCGGGTGCGTCAAATCTGGCAAGATGACAAATGGGTTGTGATCAGAAAG GGTTCTCGGAATTGTGAGCTTGTGAAGTTTAACAAGCCATCTAGCTTGAACTGTCATCAGATGTCCCCTGAGTGTCCGCAGCTTGATACAAGGAGAAAGATGCAGGCAGGAAATACTTGTTTAGCTGCTCAAGACAATACTTGTTTGCAGGAGTCTCATATTGTCACATGTAGAACATTGAAGAGAGCATCCCCTTATTGCTCCTCTCATACTGAAGCATATTCTGGAAAAATGAGAGCAATTGAGAATGAGGGCGAGCAACAAAGAGTCATTTCAGAGTCTCCATCCCCCTTGCTGAAAAAGGTAGATGCTGTAGCTTACCCACGAGTAAATCTGGGTGAAAAATACATGCATACTTCCTTTAATACTCAAACAACTGGATTTTTTGAATTGGAAAGGGTAAATCAGAATGGttctattttgtgttttcatgGAAGAATTTCAGAACCTATTCAGTGTGATAGTGGTGCATCTTCTGTTGGTAGTTGTAGTGTTGTTACTAATAGTCCAAATAGGTTATCAGGTGAAATTTTAGCATGCCCTGCCCAAGATTCTGATACCCTTAGTAGTGATGCTGATTCCTATTATGATTGTGgagatgaggaaggaaaataTTCCCTCTCTCTGAAAGATAATGTAGCAACAAGCACCCATAGATTAGAGTTGCATGATTATCGCAGCACTCTAGAGGTTATATATGCTTCTGGGCCCTTAAGTTGGGAACAAGAAGCTCAATTGACAAATCTTCGAGTTTCACTCAACATTTCAAATGATGAACATTTGATGGAGATAAGGAATCTAAAATCAGTTGGATATGGCCTTCATCTTAGTTAA